One window of Nocardia nova SH22a genomic DNA carries:
- the ilvN gene encoding acetolactate synthase small subunit produces the protein MSTTHTLSVLVEDKPGVLARVASLFSRRGFNIESLAVGGTEVPDISRMTIVVTVEDLPLEQVTKQLNKLVNVIKIVEQDAEASVARELILVKVRADASVRTQVIEAANLFRAKVIDVSPDALTIEATGTRSKLEALLRMLEPYGIREIVQSGVVAVGRGPKSITATR, from the coding sequence GTGAGCACGACCCATACCCTCAGCGTGCTGGTGGAGGACAAGCCCGGTGTGCTGGCGCGGGTGGCGAGCCTGTTCTCCCGGCGTGGATTCAATATCGAATCCCTGGCCGTGGGTGGTACCGAGGTTCCCGACATCTCCCGCATGACCATCGTGGTCACCGTGGAGGATCTGCCGCTGGAACAGGTCACCAAGCAGCTCAACAAGCTGGTGAACGTCATCAAGATCGTCGAGCAGGACGCCGAAGCCTCGGTGGCCCGCGAACTGATCCTGGTGAAGGTGCGTGCCGACGCCAGCGTGCGCACCCAGGTGATCGAGGCGGCCAACCTGTTCCGGGCCAAGGTCATCGACGTGTCACCGGATGCCCTGACCATCGAGGCGACCGGCACCCGGTCGAAGCTCGAGGCACTGCTGCGGATGCTGGAACCGTACGGCATTCGTGAAATCGTGCAGTCGGGAGTCGTAGCCGTTGGCCGCGGCCCCAAGTCGATCACGGCGACGCGCTAA
- a CDS encoding acetolactate synthase large subunit, with the protein MSAPTARPGPSARRPAPSATTPTPASAGNRRQVPPEKVTGAQSVVRSLEELGVDTVFGIPGGAILPVYDPLFDSTRVRHVLVRHEQGAGHAATGYAQATGKVGVCMATSGPGATNLVTPIADAQMDSVPLVAITGQVGRGLIGTDAFQEADISGITMACTKHNFLVNDAIDIPRIIAEAFHLASSGRPGAVLVDIPKDVLQAQTTFSWPPEMRLPGYRPVTKPHGKQVREAARLIAEAKSPVLYVGGGVIKADASPELLELAELTGIPVVTTLMARGAFPDSHTLNMGMPGMHGTVGAVAALQKSDLLITLGARFDDRVTGQLDSFAPHAKVIHADIDPAEIGKNRHADVPIVGDCREVITELIETLKSDPAFTNVEAPLLDLESWWSYLGGVRDQYPLGYGPTSDGSLSPEFVIETLGRLAGPEAIYVAGVGQHQMWAAQFVKYEKPRTWLNSGGLGTMGYAVPAAMGAKMGAPDKEVWAVDGDGCFQMTNQELATCAVEGVPIKVALINNGNLGMVRQWQTLFYEQRYSNTDLGTHTLRIPDFVKLAEALGCHGIRVEKEEDVEAAIREAQSINDRPVVIDFIVGKDAQVWPMVAAGTSNDEIMAARGIRPLFDEDEQASEPAVIHEAMSHDKATLSAHERASQKETNL; encoded by the coding sequence GTGAGCGCACCAACAGCCCGGCCCGGGCCCTCGGCCCGCAGGCCCGCGCCTTCGGCGACCACGCCGACTCCGGCGTCGGCCGGAAACCGCCGCCAGGTCCCGCCCGAGAAGGTGACCGGCGCACAGTCCGTCGTCCGCTCCCTCGAGGAGCTCGGCGTCGACACGGTATTCGGCATTCCCGGCGGTGCGATTCTTCCCGTCTACGACCCGCTCTTCGATTCCACCCGGGTGCGTCACGTCCTGGTCCGGCACGAGCAGGGCGCCGGTCACGCGGCGACCGGCTACGCCCAGGCCACCGGCAAGGTCGGTGTGTGCATGGCCACCTCCGGTCCCGGCGCAACGAACCTGGTCACCCCGATCGCGGACGCGCAGATGGATTCGGTGCCGCTGGTGGCGATCACCGGTCAGGTCGGCCGCGGCCTCATCGGCACCGACGCCTTCCAGGAAGCCGACATCTCCGGCATCACGATGGCGTGCACCAAGCACAACTTCCTGGTCAACGACGCCATCGACATCCCGCGCATCATCGCCGAGGCATTCCACCTGGCCTCCTCCGGCCGCCCCGGCGCGGTGCTGGTCGACATCCCGAAGGATGTGCTGCAGGCGCAGACCACCTTCAGCTGGCCGCCGGAGATGCGGCTGCCCGGCTATCGCCCGGTCACCAAGCCGCACGGTAAGCAGGTGCGCGAGGCCGCCCGCCTGATCGCCGAGGCCAAGTCCCCGGTGCTCTATGTGGGCGGCGGCGTGATCAAGGCCGACGCCTCGCCGGAGCTGCTGGAACTGGCCGAGCTGACCGGCATCCCGGTGGTCACCACCCTGATGGCGCGCGGCGCGTTCCCCGACAGCCACACCCTGAACATGGGTATGCCTGGTATGCACGGCACCGTGGGAGCCGTTGCGGCCCTGCAGAAGTCGGATCTGCTGATCACCCTGGGCGCGCGTTTCGACGACCGCGTCACCGGTCAGCTCGATTCCTTCGCGCCGCACGCCAAGGTCATCCACGCCGACATCGACCCGGCCGAGATCGGCAAGAACCGCCATGCGGACGTGCCGATCGTGGGTGACTGCCGCGAGGTCATCACCGAACTGATCGAGACCCTCAAATCCGATCCCGCCTTCACCAATGTCGAGGCGCCGCTGCTGGACCTGGAGTCCTGGTGGTCCTACCTCGGTGGCGTGCGCGACCAGTACCCGCTGGGCTACGGCCCGACCTCCGACGGTTCGCTGTCACCGGAGTTCGTGATCGAGACCCTGGGCCGCCTGGCCGGACCCGAGGCGATCTATGTCGCGGGCGTCGGTCAGCACCAGATGTGGGCCGCGCAGTTCGTCAAGTACGAGAAGCCGCGCACCTGGCTCAATTCCGGTGGTCTGGGCACCATGGGCTACGCGGTGCCCGCCGCGATGGGCGCCAAGATGGGCGCGCCGGACAAAGAGGTGTGGGCGGTCGACGGTGACGGCTGCTTCCAGATGACCAACCAGGAGTTGGCCACCTGCGCCGTCGAGGGCGTGCCGATCAAGGTCGCGCTCATCAACAACGGCAACCTGGGCATGGTCCGGCAGTGGCAGACGCTGTTCTACGAGCAGCGCTATTCCAACACCGATCTGGGCACCCACACCCTGCGCATCCCCGATTTCGTGAAGCTCGCCGAAGCGCTGGGCTGCCACGGCATCCGGGTGGAGAAGGAAGAGGACGTGGAGGCCGCCATCCGCGAGGCGCAGTCGATCAACGACCGCCCCGTGGTGATCGATTTCATCGTCGGCAAGGACGCGCAGGTGTGGCCGATGGTCGCCGCCGGCACCTCCAACGACGAGATCATGGCCGCCCGCGGTATCCGCCCGCTGTTCGACGAGGACGAGCAGGCCTCCGAGCCCGCCGTCATCCACGAGGCCATGTCACACGACAAGGCGACCCTGTCGGCGCACGAACGGGCCTCGCAGAAGGAGACCAACCTGTGA
- a CDS encoding PH domain-containing protein, with protein sequence MSSPQQSVPPAQSSHTAEGGADTGRVIRIPRLGHLAVFILLICAAFPFFGWPAVLWILFLIPIAAAWWVERTRTTVSAAGLDTRTVFGSRHIDWAQVRGLRIPKRGFVRVHLSDDSEVALPAVSYDRLKDLVAASGGRIPDPFARPAESGTSGEEATSGEAVSEEGVDPVDSAPGDATSGSATSGNATTNGAAPGEAASNDATTGGTSGNATSGGADSSN encoded by the coding sequence GTGTCATCGCCGCAGCAGTCCGTGCCACCAGCTCAATCGTCCCACACCGCCGAGGGCGGAGCCGATACGGGGCGGGTGATCCGAATCCCTCGGCTCGGACATCTCGCGGTGTTCATTCTGCTGATCTGCGCGGCGTTCCCGTTCTTCGGCTGGCCCGCGGTGCTGTGGATCCTGTTCCTGATCCCCATCGCGGCGGCCTGGTGGGTCGAGCGCACGCGGACCACGGTGTCGGCGGCCGGGCTGGATACGCGCACGGTGTTCGGCTCACGGCACATCGACTGGGCGCAGGTCCGGGGCCTGCGGATTCCCAAGCGCGGATTCGTGCGGGTGCACCTGAGCGACGACTCCGAGGTGGCGCTGCCCGCGGTGAGTTACGACCGGCTGAAGGATCTGGTCGCGGCTTCGGGCGGGCGCATTCCGGATCCGTTCGCGCGACCGGCGGAGAGCGGGACGTCGGGTGAGGAAGCGACCTCGGGCGAAGCCGTCTCCGAGGAGGGCGTGGACCCGGTCGACTCGGCTCCCGGCGACGCGACCTCGGGCAGCGCGACATCCGGCAACGCGACCACCAACGGCGCTGCCCCCGGCGAGGCGGCCTCGAACGACGCGACCACGGGCGGCACGTCCGGCAACGCGACATCCGGCGGGGCGGACTCCAGCAACTGA
- the ilvD gene encoding dihydroxy-acid dehydratase, with protein MPPLRSRTTTAGRNAAGARALWRATGLTDSDFGKPIVAIANSYTQFVPGHVHLKEVGEIVADAVRAAGGVPREFHTIAVDDGIAMGHGGMLYSLPSREIIADSVEYMANAHTADALVCISNCDKITPGMLNAAMRLNIPAVFVSGGPMEAGKAVVVDGVAQAPTDLITAIAASASSAVSDDGLSEVERSACPTCGSCSGMFTANSMNCLTEALGLALPGNGSTLATHAARRALFERAGTTIVDIANRWYRDDDASVLPRNVADTKAFRNAMALDVAMGGSTNTVLHTLAAAQEGEIDFDLDTIDEISRRVPCLSKVAPNSDYHMEDVHRAGGIPAILGELRRAGLLETDVTTVHTPTLDEWLDTWDVRSGKASDEALELFHAAPGGVRTTVPFSTENRWSSLDTDAVGGCIRDAEHAYTVEGGLCVLRGNIALDGAILKTAGIDEDLFTFEGPAVVLESQEDAVSAILGKKITPGDVVVIRYEGPAGGPGMQEMLHPTSFLKGLGLGKVCALITDGRFSGGTSGLSIGHISPEAASGGAIGLIEDGDRIRIDVHTRALELLVDDEVLAERRAKMEARERPWQPVNRDRPVTTALRAYAALATSADKGAVRRVP; from the coding sequence ATGCCACCGCTTCGCTCACGAACCACCACCGCCGGACGCAACGCCGCGGGCGCACGCGCGCTCTGGCGGGCCACCGGCCTCACCGATTCCGACTTCGGTAAGCCGATCGTCGCGATCGCGAACTCCTACACCCAGTTCGTGCCCGGCCATGTGCATCTCAAGGAGGTCGGCGAGATCGTCGCCGACGCCGTCCGCGCCGCGGGTGGCGTCCCGCGCGAATTCCACACCATCGCCGTCGACGACGGTATCGCCATGGGGCACGGTGGCATGCTCTACTCGCTGCCCAGCCGCGAGATCATCGCCGACTCGGTCGAGTACATGGCCAACGCGCACACCGCCGACGCGCTGGTGTGTATCTCCAACTGCGACAAGATCACCCCCGGCATGCTCAATGCCGCGATGCGCCTCAACATCCCCGCGGTGTTCGTCTCCGGCGGTCCGATGGAGGCCGGTAAGGCCGTGGTCGTCGACGGTGTCGCCCAGGCGCCCACCGATCTGATCACCGCCATCGCCGCCAGCGCCTCCAGCGCGGTCAGCGACGACGGGCTCAGCGAGGTCGAGCGCAGTGCCTGTCCCACCTGTGGTTCCTGTTCGGGCATGTTCACCGCGAACTCGATGAACTGCCTCACCGAGGCATTGGGCCTGGCGCTGCCGGGCAACGGCTCCACCCTGGCCACCCATGCCGCGCGCCGCGCGCTGTTCGAGCGGGCGGGCACCACGATCGTCGATATCGCCAACCGCTGGTACCGCGACGACGACGCCTCGGTGCTGCCGCGAAATGTGGCCGACACAAAGGCCTTCCGCAATGCGATGGCGCTCGACGTCGCCATGGGCGGTTCCACCAACACCGTCCTGCACACGCTGGCCGCCGCGCAGGAGGGTGAGATCGACTTCGATCTCGACACCATCGACGAGATCTCGCGGCGGGTGCCGTGCCTGTCCAAGGTCGCGCCGAACTCCGACTACCACATGGAGGACGTGCACCGCGCCGGTGGCATCCCGGCCATCCTCGGTGAACTGCGCCGCGCCGGGCTGCTCGAAACCGACGTGACCACCGTCCACACCCCCACCCTCGACGAGTGGCTCGACACCTGGGACGTCCGCTCCGGCAAGGCGTCCGACGAGGCGCTGGAACTGTTCCACGCCGCACCCGGCGGCGTCCGGACCACCGTGCCGTTCTCGACCGAGAACCGTTGGTCGTCACTGGACACCGATGCCGTGGGCGGCTGCATCCGGGATGCCGAACACGCCTACACCGTCGAGGGCGGGCTGTGCGTGCTGCGGGGCAATATCGCCCTCGACGGCGCGATCCTCAAGACCGCCGGAATCGACGAGGACCTGTTCACCTTCGAGGGACCGGCCGTGGTGCTGGAATCCCAGGAGGACGCGGTCTCGGCCATCCTCGGCAAGAAGATCACCCCGGGCGATGTGGTCGTGATCCGCTACGAGGGCCCCGCCGGCGGTCCGGGAATGCAGGAGATGCTGCACCCCACCTCGTTCCTCAAGGGCCTCGGCCTGGGCAAGGTGTGCGCGCTGATCACCGACGGCCGCTTCTCCGGCGGCACCTCGGGCCTGTCGATCGGCCACATCTCCCCCGAGGCGGCCAGCGGCGGCGCCATCGGCCTCATCGAAGACGGTGACCGCATCCGCATCGACGTGCACACCCGCGCGCTGGAACTGCTGGTCGACGACGAGGTGCTGGCCGAGCGCCGCGCGAAAATGGAAGCGCGCGAACGCCCGTGGCAGCCGGTGAACCGCGATCGGCCGGTCACCACCGCCCTGCGCGCGTACGCCGCTCTGGCGACCTCCGCCGACAAGGGCGCCGTCCGCCGCGTGCCGTAA
- a CDS encoding nuclear transport factor 2 family protein, producing the protein MQYAQAPNSAESGHRAIERLIADYALLVDRGDFAGVGALFAAGTFGGSGARVEGSAAVEKMLTTTVIRYDDGTPRTKHLVTNLVVDVDEEHGTATARSYFTVLQATSDLPLQPIVSGRYADEFHRTGATWSFASRTVTMDLIGDVSHHLRR; encoded by the coding sequence ATGCAGTATGCCCAGGCGCCCAACTCCGCCGAATCCGGTCACCGCGCGATCGAACGCCTGATCGCCGACTACGCGCTCCTTGTGGATCGAGGTGATTTCGCCGGGGTCGGGGCCCTGTTCGCCGCCGGAACATTCGGCGGCAGCGGCGCGCGCGTCGAGGGCAGTGCCGCCGTGGAGAAGATGCTGACCACCACCGTGATCCGCTACGACGATGGCACACCCCGCACCAAACACCTGGTGACCAACCTGGTCGTCGACGTCGACGAGGAACACGGAACGGCAACGGCCAGATCGTATTTCACGGTCCTGCAAGCCACCTCCGACCTCCCGCTGCAACCCATCGTCAGCGGCCGCTACGCCGACGAGTTCCACCGCACCGGCGCAACCTGGTCCTTCGCCTCCCGCACGGTGACGATGGACCTGATCGGGGACGTCAGTCACCACCTGCGCAGGTAG
- a CDS encoding DoxX family protein, giving the protein MTDKPKQSDSTQPQAPTGPVARSPYDSPTGEFPSVKPAGGNDVPRTEDDLGLDPEVPPAGAAKPAAGASAEAPTYAFASIPPARTGGETERLRRPREYRRGTLDLGLLALRLTLGLTFLYHGTQKLAGWFHGPGLDGTRHMLEQGGWKHIELSTAMLTVSEVGGGALIVLGLATPLAAGAVLASIADAWLWKQGMAPDFQYKTVELESILGALAGTLILTGPGRLSFDRNRGWATRPSWGSVVCLILALAAAAGGWFVLHGGNPFVGIF; this is encoded by the coding sequence GTGACGGACAAGCCGAAACAATCGGATTCCACTCAGCCGCAAGCCCCGACCGGCCCGGTGGCGCGCAGCCCCTACGACAGTCCGACCGGTGAGTTCCCCTCGGTGAAACCGGCCGGGGGAAACGACGTTCCGCGCACCGAGGACGATCTCGGCCTGGACCCGGAGGTTCCGCCCGCGGGTGCCGCGAAGCCCGCTGCCGGAGCGAGCGCGGAAGCTCCGACCTACGCTTTCGCGAGCATCCCGCCCGCACGCACCGGCGGTGAGACCGAGCGCCTGCGCCGCCCTCGCGAATATCGGCGCGGCACACTGGATCTGGGCCTGCTCGCCCTGCGCCTGACCCTCGGCCTCACCTTCCTCTACCACGGCACCCAGAAGCTGGCGGGCTGGTTCCACGGCCCCGGCCTCGACGGCACCCGGCACATGCTCGAACAGGGCGGCTGGAAGCACATCGAACTGTCCACGGCGATGCTCACGGTCTCCGAGGTCGGTGGCGGCGCCCTGATCGTGCTCGGCCTGGCGACCCCGCTCGCGGCCGGTGCGGTGCTGGCCTCCATCGCCGACGCCTGGCTGTGGAAGCAGGGGATGGCGCCCGATTTCCAGTACAAGACGGTGGAGCTGGAGTCGATTCTGGGCGCACTGGCCGGAACACTGATCCTCACCGGCCCCGGTCGGCTGTCCTTCGACCGCAACCGCGGCTGGGCCACGCGACCGTCCTGGGGTTCGGTCGTCTGCCTGATCCTCGCGCTCGCGGCCGCCGCCGGTGGCTGGTTCGTCCTGCACGGTGGAAACCCGTTCGTCGGGATCTTCTAG
- a CDS encoding PQQ-dependent sugar dehydrogenase, with product MSVVVVGRVASILAVTVGLVAGCAQFDDSASGPFSPAPTIRPEGQGPSNAPQTPPSTGQRPPGPCIDPDPSVVVSCLDTTGGLTVLPDGQQALATERTTGRILKVTAVGPSDTPPPPLEVTRVDVDAAGDGGLGDVALSPTYGEDGLIYAYITTASDNRVVRIGAGGEPKPILTGIPKGASGNHGSLAFVSPTKLAVLTGDAGDPGSAADPGSLAGKLLEIDNPAPGSANPKVVASGIGAAGGVCADHQDSVWFTDRTATQDRLQRLADDGTVSTAWTWPDKPGVGGCAAAVDGVAIAMSGVKALAFADADPKTHAVTTAPTMVAQGKYGALGGAALGPDGNVWVGTVNKPEIAGPLDDRIVRIPPPQGGGGGSKD from the coding sequence ATGAGTGTGGTTGTCGTCGGCCGTGTCGCGTCGATCCTCGCCGTCACCGTCGGCTTGGTGGCGGGCTGTGCTCAATTCGACGATTCCGCCTCGGGGCCGTTCTCGCCCGCGCCGACCATCCGGCCCGAGGGGCAGGGCCCGAGCAACGCACCGCAGACGCCGCCGTCGACCGGGCAGCGTCCGCCCGGGCCGTGTATCGACCCCGATCCGTCGGTCGTGGTGTCGTGCCTGGACACCACGGGTGGGCTGACGGTACTGCCGGACGGGCAGCAGGCCCTGGCCACCGAGCGCACCACGGGACGCATTCTGAAGGTCACCGCGGTCGGTCCCAGCGATACGCCACCACCGCCGCTCGAGGTCACCCGGGTCGATGTGGACGCGGCCGGTGACGGCGGGCTCGGCGATGTGGCGCTCTCGCCGACCTACGGCGAGGACGGGCTGATCTACGCCTACATCACGACCGCCTCGGACAATCGCGTCGTCCGGATCGGCGCGGGCGGTGAACCGAAGCCGATTCTCACCGGAATTCCCAAGGGCGCCAGCGGGAATCACGGTTCGCTGGCATTCGTGAGCCCGACCAAGCTGGCGGTGCTGACCGGCGATGCCGGTGATCCGGGTTCGGCGGCCGATCCGGGATCGCTGGCCGGGAAGCTCCTCGAGATCGACAATCCGGCGCCGGGTTCCGCGAATCCGAAGGTGGTGGCGTCCGGGATCGGCGCCGCGGGCGGTGTCTGCGCCGACCATCAGGACAGTGTCTGGTTCACCGATCGCACCGCCACCCAGGACCGCCTGCAGCGGCTGGCCGACGACGGCACCGTCTCGACCGCGTGGACCTGGCCCGACAAACCGGGTGTGGGCGGTTGTGCCGCGGCCGTGGACGGGGTGGCGATCGCCATGTCGGGGGTCAAGGCGCTGGCCTTCGCCGACGCCGATCCCAAGACCCATGCGGTGACCACCGCGCCGACGATGGTCGCGCAGGGCAAGTACGGCGCCCTGGGCGGGGCGGCACTGGGTCCGGACGGCAATGTGTGGGTGGGCACGGTGAACAAGCCCGAGATCGCCGGGCCGCTGGACGACCGCATCGTCCGCATCCCGCCGCCGCAGGGCGGAGGCGGGGGCTCGAAGGATTAG
- the gatB gene encoding Asp-tRNA(Asn)/Glu-tRNA(Gln) amidotransferase subunit GatB, producing the protein MTAPTVDLMDYADVIDRYEPVLGMEVHVELGTATKMFCGCPTAFGAEPNTQVCPVCLGLPGALPVVNERAVESAIRIGLALNCSITPWGRFARKNYFYPDQPKNYQISQYDEPIATDGYLDVVLDDGSTFRVDIERAHMEEDTGKSLHVGGATGRIHGASHSLLDYNRAGVPLIEIVTKPVTGAGERAPEVARAYVTALREVLKSLDVSDVKMEQGSLRCDANVSLMPKGAKEFGTRTETKNVNSLRSVEVAVRFEMRRQAAILAGGGTILMETRHFHETDGTTSPGRPKESAEDYRYFPEPDLEPIAPDAAWVEDLRGTIPEYPWLRRARIQAEWGLSDEVFRDLVNADALDLIIATVDAGTTVDAARAWWVNYLTEQAKEREVALEDLAITPKQVAEVVALVDAKTINSKVARQVVDFVLAGEGDPGQIVEAKGLGMVSDDSALQAEVDKALAANPDIADKIRSGKVQAAGKIVGDVMKATRGQADAARVRELVLAACGAA; encoded by the coding sequence ATGACTGCACCCACGGTGGACTTGATGGACTATGCCGACGTCATCGACCGGTACGAGCCGGTGCTGGGCATGGAGGTGCACGTCGAGCTGGGCACCGCGACGAAGATGTTCTGCGGCTGCCCGACCGCGTTCGGCGCCGAGCCCAACACCCAGGTGTGCCCGGTCTGCCTCGGCCTGCCCGGTGCGCTGCCGGTGGTCAACGAGCGGGCCGTCGAATCGGCGATCCGCATCGGTCTCGCGCTGAACTGCTCGATCACCCCGTGGGGCCGGTTCGCGCGCAAGAACTACTTCTACCCCGACCAGCCCAAGAACTACCAGATCAGCCAGTACGACGAGCCGATCGCCACCGACGGCTACCTCGATGTGGTGCTCGACGACGGCTCCACCTTCCGGGTCGACATCGAACGCGCCCACATGGAGGAGGACACCGGTAAGTCCCTGCACGTGGGCGGCGCCACCGGCCGCATCCACGGCGCCAGCCACTCGCTGCTGGACTACAACCGCGCGGGCGTGCCGCTGATCGAGATCGTCACCAAGCCCGTCACCGGAGCCGGTGAACGCGCCCCCGAGGTGGCCCGCGCCTACGTCACCGCGCTGCGCGAGGTGCTGAAGTCGCTCGACGTCTCCGATGTGAAGATGGAGCAGGGTTCGCTGCGCTGCGACGCCAACGTCTCGCTGATGCCCAAGGGCGCCAAGGAATTCGGCACCCGCACCGAGACGAAGAACGTCAACTCGCTGCGCAGTGTCGAGGTCGCCGTGCGGTTCGAGATGCGCCGCCAGGCCGCGATTCTCGCCGGTGGCGGCACGATCCTCATGGAGACCCGGCACTTCCACGAGACCGACGGCACCACCTCGCCCGGCCGCCCCAAGGAATCCGCCGAGGACTACCGCTACTTCCCGGAACCGGATCTGGAGCCCATCGCCCCCGATGCCGCCTGGGTCGAGGACCTGCGCGGCACCATCCCGGAGTACCCGTGGCTGCGCCGTGCCCGCATCCAGGCCGAATGGGGCCTGTCCGACGAGGTGTTCCGCGATCTGGTCAACGCCGACGCGCTGGATCTGATCATCGCGACCGTCGACGCCGGGACCACGGTGGACGCCGCGCGCGCCTGGTGGGTCAACTATCTGACCGAACAGGCCAAGGAGCGTGAGGTCGCGCTCGAGGATCTGGCGATCACGCCGAAACAGGTCGCCGAGGTGGTCGCACTCGTCGACGCCAAGACCATCAACTCCAAGGTCGCCCGCCAGGTCGTGGACTTCGTGCTGGCCGGTGAGGGCGATCCCGGACAGATCGTCGAGGCCAAGGGCCTGGGCATGGTGTCCGACGATTCCGCACTGCAGGCCGAGGTCGACAAGGCGCTCGCCGCGAACCCGGACATCGCCGACAAGATCCGGTCCGGCAAGGTCCAGGCCGCCGGAAAGATCGTCGGAGACGTCATGAAGGCCACCCGCGGCCAGGCCGACGCCGCCCGCGTGCGCGAGCTGGTCCTCGCCGCCTGCGGCGCCGCCTGA